The sequence GTGCGCGAGAGCTCCGGCCGCTTCCGGGAGACGGGGGCCGCACCGGCCGACTGGACGCGCACGGTGGAGCTGCGCAACGGGGTCACCGACTCCGCGTCCCGGGTGCCGTTCCGGCGCTGGGTCGAGGTGGAACTGCACCACGTCGACCTCGGCGCCGGGTACGAGCTGGAGGATCTTCCGGCCGAGTTCACGGAGCGGGAGATCGACTTCCTGACGCGGCGGTTCTCCGGGCACCCCGGCGTCCCGGCGACCCGCGTCACGGACGGCACGCGCGCGTGGAGCACGGGACGCGAGGCGTCCGAGCCCGAGGTCACGGTCAGCGGCGCTCCGGCGGACCTGCTGGGCTGGCTCGCCGGGCGCCGCGAGGGGGCCGCCCTGAAGGCGGTGGGCGGCGCGCTGCCGCGACTGCCTCCGTTGTAGGCCGACGACGGTCCTTCGAGCACCCCCCGGCGATAGGCTGATCGACATGATGTACACCGGAGAGGTCAAGGTCGGCGGACCGGCAGAGGTGCACGAGCTGAAAGACCTGATGATCACCAAGATCGCGGTCGGCCCGATGGACAACAACGCCTATCTGCTGCGCTGCCGGGCCACCGACGAGCAGCTCCTCATCGATGCCGCCAACGAGGCACACACACTGCTCGCCATGATCGGTGACGACGGCATCGCGTCCGTCGTCACCACCCATCAGCACGGCGACCACTGGCAGGCGCTCGCCGAGGTCGTCTCCGCCACCGGCGCCCGTACGTACGCCGGACGGGACGACGCCACGGGCATCCCGGTGCCCACCGACGTCCTGGTCGATGACGGTGACGTCATCACGGTGGGGCGCGTGGAACTCACCGCGCGCCATCTCGTCGGGCACACCCCGGGCTCCATCGCGCTGGTCTACGACGACCCGCACGGCCACCCGCACGTCTTCACCGGGGACTGCCTCTTCCCGGGCGGAGTCGGCAACACGCGCAAAAACCCGAAGGCCTTCGCCAGTCTGATCCACGACGTGGAGACGAAGATCTTCGGCACGCTGCCGGACGAGACCTGGGTCTACCCCGGGCACGGCAACGACACCACTCTGGGAGCGGAGCGGCCGCATCTGCCGGAGTGGCACGCGCGCGGGTGGTGAGCGCCGGGCGCCCAATAGTCCGGAGCGCTTGGCTCGGGTGCGACTGCGGCTTCGCCGTGGCTCGTCGCGCCCACGCGGCAAGCCACACAGGGATGCAGCCCCGCGCCCCTATGCCCTGCGCACGCAGCTCGAGTTGAGGGCGTTTTCGCGCGCCCGCGCACACCTCACTCACCCATGCGCCCCGCGCATACCTCACCGCACGCGCCCCGTGTGAACGCTTCGCACGCGCCGGGCGCGCGTGCGCGCTCCCTGGGGCCGCCGGCACACAGTCAACTGGTGGCAGCCCCGCACAGGATGACGGCTCCTGCGCGGTAGGGGCCGCCGGTCTTCCAACCCCGCCCTCGACCGGCGGCCCAGGCCGCTTCAGGAGCGGTGTTCACACGAGTGCAACACCGGTTCCCACTATGCGGACAATGAACCCCGTGACCTGGACAAACGGGGGGTTCGCTGCCAATCTCCCGCCATGCACCCTGCCTCTCGCGCACTGCGCCGCGCGGTAGCCGCCGCCACCGTAGCCCTGCTCGCCACCGCTGTCGGCTGTGCTCCGCAGCCCGAGGACAAGGCGTCGGCCACCCCGTCCGGGTCGGCCGCGAAGAGCTGTGCCAAGGGCGAGTTGGCCACCAGGACGTCCGGGAAGCTGACGATCGCGACGGACGAGCCCGCGTACGAGCCGTGGTTCAAGGACGACAAGCCCGCGAACGGCAAGGGCTTCGAGTCCGCGGTCGCCTACGCGGTGGCGAAGCGGCTCGGCTACGACACGAGCGCGGTGCTCTGGCAGAGCGTGCCGTTCAACAAGGCCTTCGCGCCCGGCGTGAAGACGTTCGACTTCGACATCAACCAGGTGTCGATCAGCACCGAACGCAAGAAGGCCGTGGACTTCTCCTCCGGTTACTACGACGTGCGCCAGGCCGTCATCGCGCTGAAGGGCGGCAAGGCCGCCGCGGCGAAGAGCATCGCGGACCTGAAGAACCTCAAGCTGGGCGCCCAGGTGGGCACCACGAGCCTCGACTACATCACCGATGTGGTGAAGCCGAAGCAGGAGGCCGCCGTGTACGCCAAGAACGACCAGGCCAAGTCCGCGCTGAAGAACGGTCAGGTCGACGCCGTCGT is a genomic window of Streptomyces griseochromogenes containing:
- a CDS encoding maleylpyruvate isomerase family mycothiol-dependent enzyme, with translation MIDHAHDLACVRDATERLLTAVAALDNASLAEPSRLPGWTRGHVLAHLARNADALVNVLEGRPMYASAEVRDADIERDAPRPLDIQLADVRESSGRFRETGAAPADWTRTVELRNGVTDSASRVPFRRWVEVELHHVDLGAGYELEDLPAEFTEREIDFLTRRFSGHPGVPATRVTDGTRAWSTGREASEPEVTVSGAPADLLGWLAGRREGAALKAVGGALPRLPPL
- a CDS encoding MBL fold metallo-hydrolase produces the protein MMYTGEVKVGGPAEVHELKDLMITKIAVGPMDNNAYLLRCRATDEQLLIDAANEAHTLLAMIGDDGIASVVTTHQHGDHWQALAEVVSATGARTYAGRDDATGIPVPTDVLVDDGDVITVGRVELTARHLVGHTPGSIALVYDDPHGHPHVFTGDCLFPGGVGNTRKNPKAFASLIHDVETKIFGTLPDETWVYPGHGNDTTLGAERPHLPEWHARGW
- a CDS encoding ABC transporter substrate-binding protein, with amino-acid sequence MHPASRALRRAVAAATVALLATAVGCAPQPEDKASATPSGSAAKSCAKGELATRTSGKLTIATDEPAYEPWFKDDKPANGKGFESAVAYAVAKRLGYDTSAVLWQSVPFNKAFAPGVKTFDFDINQVSISTERKKAVDFSSGYYDVRQAVIALKGGKAAAAKSIADLKNLKLGAQVGTTSLDYITDVVKPKQEAAVYAKNDQAKSALKNGQVDAVVTDLPTAFYITAAEVTNAKIVGQFENQGGTPEQFGLVLDKGSALTSCVTGAVDALRKDGTLAKIEKQWLSDAVDAPVLK